The following proteins are encoded in a genomic region of Cyclonatronum proteinivorum:
- a CDS encoding dicarboxylate/amino acid:cation symporter, with the protein MKNVNLGLLPRLVIGIIAGILIGLYLPEWTGRMLYTFTHLFGQFLVFMVPLIIVGFIAAGIAELGAKAGKLLAGTAGLAYGSTVLAGVLAYFVSTGIIPMFITHSDVGEGASGLTPFLEISTPPIFGVMTALVTAFVFGLGINYLKQKENRTTLFAWIDEFRSIIVLVIVKVIIPFLPIHIAGIFADMAASGEAFQTLAVFARVFAVIIGTHFLWILTQYTIAALRTGTNPFRAIRGMLPAYTTALGTMSSAATIPVTLQSVKSIGVSERTAEFVVPLSATIHLAGSTITLVACSVAVLILNGITPEFGIFLQFILLLGVTMIAAPGVPGGAVVAAIGLMASVLGMTDAQLGLMFALYMAQDGFGTACNVTGDGAISLMVDSMDTTPEA; encoded by the coding sequence ATGAAAAACGTGAACCTCGGACTCCTGCCCCGTCTCGTCATCGGCATCATCGCCGGCATCCTGATCGGCCTCTACCTGCCGGAGTGGACCGGTCGCATGCTCTACACCTTCACCCACCTGTTCGGGCAGTTTCTGGTGTTCATGGTACCGCTGATTATCGTCGGCTTCATCGCGGCGGGCATAGCCGAGCTGGGCGCCAAAGCCGGCAAGCTCCTCGCCGGCACCGCGGGGCTCGCGTACGGCTCAACCGTGCTCGCCGGGGTACTCGCGTACTTCGTGAGCACGGGCATCATCCCGATGTTCATCACCCACAGCGATGTAGGCGAAGGCGCCTCCGGCCTCACGCCCTTCCTCGAAATCAGCACCCCGCCCATCTTCGGCGTAATGACCGCGCTCGTCACCGCCTTCGTGTTCGGCCTCGGCATCAACTACCTCAAACAAAAAGAAAACCGCACCACCCTCTTCGCATGGATTGACGAATTCCGCAGCATCATCGTGCTCGTGATCGTGAAAGTCATCATCCCGTTTTTGCCGATTCACATCGCCGGGATCTTCGCCGACATGGCGGCCTCGGGCGAAGCTTTCCAAACCCTCGCCGTCTTCGCGCGGGTGTTCGCGGTCATCATCGGCACGCACTTCCTCTGGATTCTCACCCAATACACCATCGCCGCCCTCCGGACCGGCACCAACCCGTTCCGGGCCATCCGTGGCATGCTGCCCGCCTACACCACCGCACTCGGCACCATGTCGAGCGCCGCGACCATCCCGGTCACCCTCCAAAGCGTGAAAAGCATCGGCGTGAGCGAGCGCACCGCCGAGTTCGTCGTACCCCTCTCCGCGACCATTCACCTCGCCGGAAGCACCATCACCCTCGTTGCCTGTTCCGTTGCAGTGCTCATCCTCAACGGCATCACGCCGGAGTTCGGCATCTTCCTGCAATTCATCCTCCTGCTGGGCGTCACCATGATCGCGGCCCCTGGCGTACCCGGCGGCGCCGTCGTAGCCGCCATCGGCCTCATGGCCTCCGTACTCGGCATGACCGACGCACAGCTCGGCCTCATGTTCGCCCTCTACATGGCACAGGACGGCTTCGGCACCGCCTGCAACGTAACCGGCGACGGCGCCATCTCCCTCATGGTCGATTCGATGGACACCACCCCCGAAGCCTGA
- a CDS encoding IS110 family RNA-guided transposase has translation MFYSIGIDISKDDFKACILEYNPVEQTERVRSSRKFNNTQAELPKFVSWVTKWESKQPAPVRITMEATGVYYERVALHLFDNHPEWALSVVLPSQARRFNESEGFKNKTDRIDARGLALMGARKKLQLWRGIKPYWSELRQLTRTRGALVEQRTQLKNQLHALNYSAYAIKDTRKIVQQTIAALDKQITKLEKLITRHLDSDPEIEEKVDKLKSIPSIGLITISTVLAETLGFEYFTSRSQLISYAGYDILVKESGKHKGKRKMSKQGNARIRAAMYMPVGNILSHKRQPYYNYYDRLFSRHGISMKANVALQKKLLCLMYHLWKKNEAFDAALALRPAGLSASAA, from the coding sequence ATGTTTTATTCCATTGGCATAGATATCTCAAAAGACGACTTCAAGGCCTGCATCCTCGAGTATAACCCTGTTGAACAGACCGAGCGTGTACGCTCCTCCAGAAAGTTTAACAACACCCAGGCAGAGCTGCCCAAGTTTGTCAGCTGGGTCACCAAATGGGAGTCCAAACAGCCTGCACCGGTGCGCATCACCATGGAAGCCACCGGTGTGTATTACGAGCGGGTTGCCCTGCACCTGTTTGATAACCACCCCGAATGGGCATTAAGCGTGGTTTTACCCAGTCAGGCGCGTAGATTCAATGAGTCTGAGGGATTCAAGAACAAAACCGACCGTATTGATGCCCGCGGGCTAGCCCTGATGGGTGCGCGCAAGAAGCTGCAGCTATGGCGGGGCATTAAACCCTATTGGAGCGAGCTGCGTCAGCTCACGCGTACCCGTGGCGCGTTGGTAGAACAGCGGACCCAGCTCAAAAACCAGCTTCACGCTCTCAATTACAGCGCTTACGCTATCAAAGATACGCGCAAGATTGTCCAGCAAACCATCGCTGCCTTGGATAAACAGATCACCAAGCTTGAAAAGCTGATCACCAGGCATCTGGATTCGGATCCGGAGATCGAAGAAAAGGTGGATAAGCTGAAGTCGATTCCGTCGATAGGTTTGATTACAATCTCCACGGTGCTGGCAGAGACGCTGGGCTTTGAATACTTTACGTCAAGAAGCCAGCTGATCAGCTATGCGGGTTACGATATATTGGTTAAGGAGTCAGGTAAACACAAGGGCAAAAGAAAAATGTCGAAACAGGGCAATGCGCGCATCAGGGCAGCGATGTATATGCCGGTGGGCAATATTTTGTCGCACAAGCGGCAGCCCTATTACAACTATTATGACCGGTTATTCAGCCGGCACGGGATATCAATGAAGGCAAATGTGGCCTTGCAGAAGAAGTTATTGTGCCTGATGTACCATTTGTGGAAGAAAAACGAGGCCTTTGATGCCGCGCTGGCGCTCAGGCCGGCCGGCCTGAGCGCCAGCGCGGCCTGA